A region from the Candidatus Angelobacter sp. genome encodes:
- a CDS encoding DUF4279 domain-containing protein encodes MSKKGQPHYDDSYPTCAATYSTLRVFSDDLAPDEITKILQIEPTRTFRKGDSHTGGRLQRKTNGWFYSTEKLCDSKDTRRHIDMILVALDGKGDSIDKIHDLDCKIDITSYWVSTGQGGPWLMPNQMLELGRLGIGVWWDIYFKGKNEM; translated from the coding sequence ATGTCTAAAAAGGGTCAGCCTCATTACGACGATTCGTATCCGACGTGTGCCGCCACATATTCGACGCTTCGCGTGTTTTCAGATGACCTCGCCCCGGACGAGATCACCAAGATTCTGCAGATCGAACCGACGCGCACTTTTCGGAAGGGCGATAGTCACACTGGGGGCAGACTTCAACGCAAAACCAATGGATGGTTTTACTCCACAGAGAAACTGTGCGACTCAAAAGACACTCGGCGTCATATTGATATGATCCTCGTCGCACTTGATGGAAAGGGCGATTCAATCGACAAGATTCACGACTTGGACTGTAAGATCGACATCACTTCCTACTGGGTATCTACTGGTCAGGGAGGCCCTTGGTTGATGCCCAACCAGATGCTCGAGTTAGGAAGACTGGGCATTGGAGTTTGGTGGGATATATATTTCAAAGGTAAAAATGAGATGTAA
- a CDS encoding Na+/H+ antiporter produces the protein MTGVVEIFVGLLLAVAVLALLARKLHIPYPILFVIGGLFLGLIPKLPKVRLDPELVFLFFLPPLLFPAALFTSWRDFRANLRPISLLAIGLVLFTTVAVALLAHYFMDLPLAAGFVLGAIISPPDAIAATAIADRLKVPRRIVTILEGESLVNDATALVAFRFAVVAVVTGSFSLAHAAGQFLVVGGGGIILGLAVGWLAEQFHKRVDDAPIEITVSLLTPFAAYLSAERLGVSGVLAVVTAGLYLGWLMPEILTFRTRLHGGPVWEMVEFLLNGFVFILIGLQLPAVLRALSGNPIPIRQFVWYALLISLAVILIRILWVFPATYLPRLLFKSIRERDPYPSWRHVTIVAWTGMRGVVSLAAALALPLTTQGGSPFPGRDLILFLTFIVILATLVVQGLSLPPLIRWLGIEDDGATEKEEREARLKANQAALDRLNEIVERDPAKADAWQRLRIEYEDRIRQLEAAEPESTGAPLRLFSSEYERLSFEALEQERRTILQLRNESIINDEVLRRIQRDIDLAEARLRQHQ, from the coding sequence ATGACCGGAGTCGTCGAGATTTTCGTGGGTTTGTTGCTTGCCGTGGCGGTTCTGGCGTTGCTGGCCCGCAAGCTGCACATACCTTATCCAATTCTGTTCGTTATCGGCGGTTTGTTCCTCGGTTTGATTCCCAAACTGCCAAAAGTCCGGCTCGATCCGGAACTGGTCTTCCTTTTCTTTCTGCCGCCGCTCCTGTTCCCGGCGGCTCTATTCACGTCGTGGCGCGATTTCCGCGCGAATCTACGTCCCATTTCATTGCTTGCCATTGGCCTCGTCTTGTTCACCACCGTGGCAGTCGCCCTGCTCGCGCACTATTTCATGGACCTGCCGCTGGCCGCCGGATTTGTTTTGGGTGCAATCATCTCTCCGCCCGACGCCATCGCCGCCACCGCAATTGCCGACCGTCTCAAGGTTCCTCGTCGGATCGTGACCATTCTGGAAGGCGAAAGTCTGGTCAACGACGCCACCGCACTGGTTGCTTTTCGCTTCGCCGTCGTGGCCGTGGTGACCGGCTCATTCTCACTGGCACATGCCGCCGGTCAGTTCCTCGTTGTGGGCGGCGGCGGGATTATTCTGGGTCTGGCGGTCGGCTGGCTGGCGGAGCAGTTTCACAAACGCGTGGATGACGCGCCGATCGAAATCACCGTTTCATTGCTGACACCGTTTGCCGCCTATTTGTCTGCCGAACGGCTCGGCGTTTCCGGCGTCCTCGCGGTCGTGACCGCCGGACTGTATCTCGGCTGGCTCATGCCCGAAATCCTCACCTTCCGGACCCGGCTTCATGGCGGGCCGGTCTGGGAAATGGTGGAGTTTCTTCTGAACGGTTTTGTCTTTATCCTCATTGGGCTGCAATTGCCGGCAGTGCTGCGCGCCTTGTCCGGCAATCCGATACCCATCCGCCAGTTTGTGTGGTACGCACTGCTCATCAGCCTGGCGGTCATTCTCATCCGTATCCTTTGGGTGTTTCCGGCAACCTATCTGCCGCGCCTGCTTTTCAAGAGCATTCGTGAACGTGATCCGTATCCGTCGTGGCGCCACGTCACGATTGTCGCCTGGACCGGGATGCGCGGCGTGGTTTCACTCGCCGCCGCCCTGGCGTTGCCGCTCACGACTCAAGGCGGCTCGCCCTTTCCGGGCCGCGATTTGATTCTGTTCCTCACCTTCATCGTGATTCTCGCGACACTCGTGGTGCAGGGCTTGAGTCTGCCACCCTTGATTCGCTGGCTCGGCATTGAAGATGATGGCGCCACCGAAAAAGAAGAACGCGAAGCCCGGCTCAAGGCCAATCAGGCCGCGCTGGACCGGCTCAATGAAATCGTCGAACGCGACCCGGCGAAGGCCGATGCTTGGCAGCGATTGCGCATCGAATACGAGGACCGCATCCGCCAGTTGGAAGCCGCCGAACCGGAAAGTACCGGCGCTCCGTTGCGGCTTTTTTCGTCTGAATACGAACGGCTGTCATTCGAAGCGCTCGAACAGGAACGCCGGACCATCCTTCAACTCCGCAACGAGAGCATCATCAATGATGAAGTCCTGCGCCGTATCCAGCGCGATATTGATCTCGCCGAAGCCCGATTGCGGCAGCATCAGTAA